The Shewanella algae DNA segment ATCGGTAAACTGTGCAACGCTGAGAGGCGAAAATGCCATGGCAGCATTGTTTGGTCACACCAAAGGAGCCTTTACCGGGGCGCAAAAAGAACGCCGTGGATACCTTCTGACAGCAAATAAAGGCATGTTATTTCTAGATGAAATAGGTGAGCTCGGGCTGGAAGAACAAGCCATGCTGCTGCACGCAATTGAAAACAAGACTTTTCATCCTGTGGGCAGTGATCAACCGGTATCCAGCGACTTTCAGTTGATAGCCGGAACAAATAGAAATCTGAAGTCACAAGTCCATCAGGGCCTTTTTCGGGAAGATCTGCTGGCCAGGATCAACTTGTGGACCTATGAACTCCCCGCATTAAAAGATCGCAAAGAAGACATTCCAGCCAATATTGACTACGAAGTCAGACTCTACGAACAAAAAACCGGACAGCGAATTCAATTCAATAAAGAGGCTAGGATTGCATTCGAAAACTTTGCCACTTCCAACATGGCTATTTGGTCAGGTAATTTCCGCGATCTAAGTTCAGCCATCACAAGATTGTGTACATTGGCAGACTCATCAAGGATCTCTGTGGATGATGTGAAAGAAGAAATCGCGCGACTTGAGCAGTTCTGGCAATCTTCTCCACACGATACTCAGGTAGAAACGTTGAAGCAGTATCTTGCTGATGAAGAAATTGCCCAGTTGGATCAGTTTGATGCCAATCAGCTCAACTATGTTTTAAATATCTGCAAGCAACACGGCAGCATGGCATCGGCCGGCAGAGAGTTATTCGATGTCAGTAGAACCAAGAAAGCCCAAACCAACGATTCGACAAGATTGCAAAAGTATCTCCAAAAATTCGGCTTAACTTGGTCGAAGATACAATCCAAGGGGAAAGAATTAGCCTGATATGTACTAGCTCACCCACCTCCTAGCCCTGGAACTCTGGGTCTGCCACACGAATCTGGCCCAGTTTCCATTTTATCAGCGCCCTGACGCTATCATCTCCCAGCCCCAGATTATTTATGCACCAACTGAGTTTTCCTGTCTCACACATTTAACACGGCTTGACGGGCAAATTTTCTGATGGGCTACCACCTGGACTGATAAACAACATGCTCAGTTCTCAGCTCGATATGTTTATCCAAAGCATTAATGAGGTATGTTTAGTCTCGAACGACCTCCCATACCCCTTCTCTCCTGAAAAAGCATACAGCACTAAAAACCTAATGCTGTACGCCGATTTCAACAGCCCTGTCCGCTTCACATCCAGGCTTTAATCACACCTATTTATGATAGCTGGAGCCAAATAATCAAAGAGTATCGCAAAACATTTCCCTAACACCTTGACCACTCTTGAACGCACAATCAATGGCTAATTGTCTATCGGCACTGAGGTTACCCATCTCCTGGTCAATGAGTTCAGCCCCCTGTTCCAGGGTATTGGCTTCTATCACGGTTTGGAAAAGCTGCAAATACCAGTTTTGGTTCGGCCTTAACGCTACTCCTTGTCTTTCAAAGTACTGGCATGTTCGAATGATCACAGAGCATTGCATCATCACATAGGTGGACTTCGCTTCTGTATTGCTCCATAACTGTTCTATGCTCATTAACGCAAATAAGCCAGACAAAGTTTGAGCAAGCAAATATTGCCCCACCAATTCAGCTGTATCCTGATTTCGATATTTTAAGTGGGAGTCAACAATGAAAAAGATACTAAAACAACATTCCGCCATCGAAGTAACCAACTGCTTATTTTCAGGGAATCCCTTATCCCTCAAGCCGGAAACAACATCATCCAATACAACTTCGTATATGTTGGACAACAAAGTATCCAAAGCAGCAGGTAATTGAAGCTGCTCGTCAGCAGCCGATACAGAGTCGGACTTACGCAATGCGACCACTAGCTCTTCGAGCATATTCGTCAGTATCAAAACTTCGTTTTCAGAGAACTGATCCAAGTACTGGAAGTCATAGTCATTAATAAAGAGAGTTTTTTTATCACAGCGAATACTACAAATTTCACTTAAGGAAAAACTCTCTACCTTTCTCAGCGTACCTTTAGCCCAAATAGCATGAGGAGTCACAACCAAAAAATCTTTGGTTGTTTGCATAAAGGTGTTATCCACAATCATCAGGATATCGTAAGGTTCGATTTTACCCTCTGATATTTCGATGACTTTTCTGACTTTGTGGACTTTGATAGCCGGCGCGATTTGGATTTGTTGGGATAGACGATGCCTCTTGGCCACGGCGTTAACTATATCCAAGTAGACCCGCTGATAGCTACCTTCAAAAGCGGGCTTGGGACAGGATTCCTGCTCCGGCTTTTCAGGCTTAAGGCTTTCGGGGGCAGCGCTTTCAGCTTTGTCGCTCGCCGGTGCTGTATTACTGGCCGGAGCTGTATTGGTGAGAGATACGCCACCATTTGCATCTGCTGCCGGAATAACACTCTCGGTTGTAACGCCTTCAGGGGGAAGATTTTCAGCAGTAACGCTCGTCGAAGCAGTGTTGCCGACAGAAGCTTCACCATTTGCAACAGCTGCCGGAGTCACGCAGGCTTGTGCCACATTCGAAACTTCAGCAGTTTCTGTCGCCCCTGTATTGCCTTGTATCTTTTGGGCCAGTTTTTCCAACAGTTTCAATAAAACCGCGGGCTTCATACCGGAACCCGCCATACCAAAAGCACAGCCTTGCCCCAACAACAGATCTGAACCGTCAACAGCATGCTCTTGACTGGTGTTTATCAACTCTTCCCACGACATGTGGTTTTTTGCAGAAGTTGTTGTCCAGTCATTTTTCCAAAACAATCCTTCAGATGTAAATGCCAGACCATTTTTTGCAGAACCAAACACCGTAGAATCGACTATGGCATAAATATCGACCGATGATGACATGCCATAACATGCACTTGCATTTTTAGCTTTCTTGCTGGGTATGTTGGGCGCAACAAAAAGCCCATCAGAGTGGAAGTTCTGCAAAATCTCCAGCACATCTGTTTCCATTTATCCTGTTCCTTGTATAAAACCTTGCTCAATACATAGCTATGTAACGTATTGATATAATTTGAGTAAGAACAAGGATAAGTGCAGCAAGCAACCCCCTGCAATGCTTTCTTAACAAAAGTATGAACTCAAACGACATCATCAATCCTGCCCCTGTGTCCTACAGGTTCTACCGGGTGTCTGCCATGACAACAGCAGCCATATTGAACCGCTTACCCATCGATAACAGGCTCAAGCTGACGACCGACTTTAGCCATGTATTCAAAGGGCCGGATGGTACACTGGAAGTGGGTTCAGGAGGGAATGAGAGTATCCGTGAAAAATCATCTATTTCAATGGACAAGAAGCAGCCCAAGCTTTTAAAACAGTATGATAGGGATAGCTGGCTCTTATGAGCAATAAAAGCCAGCTTAAACAAAAACATCAGATTTAACATTCATTAACTGGTACTCTAAATACGTATTTTAGAGCCCCCCCCTGATAGAAATAAACCGTAC contains these protein-coding regions:
- the rtcR gene encoding RNA repair transcriptional activator RtcR — protein: MKRTVVVSLVGTQLDYTGKGSDRWAKWRPNVSLCSQEDLIVSQLHMLHDNHSKRLASSVAADIGSISPETEVELHNVNFNDPWDFEEAYSKLYDWCHQQVFDTDRNDYLFHITTGTHVLQICIFLLTESGHFPGRLIQTSPDRGNKNKAIGKTQIIDLDLSKYDQLATRFDKEHLEGKEFLKSGIETKNAAFNRLITQIEKVAIRSSDPMLLTGPTGAGKSQLATRIFQLKKKRSMLEGELVSVNCATLRGENAMAALFGHTKGAFTGAQKERRGYLLTANKGMLFLDEIGELGLEEQAMLLHAIENKTFHPVGSDQPVSSDFQLIAGTNRNLKSQVHQGLFREDLLARINLWTYELPALKDRKEDIPANIDYEVRLYEQKTGQRIQFNKEARIAFENFATSNMAIWSGNFRDLSSAITRLCTLADSSRISVDDVKEEIARLEQFWQSSPHDTQVETLKQYLADEEIAQLDQFDANQLNYVLNICKQHGSMASAGRELFDVSRTKKAQTNDSTRLQKYLQKFGLTWSKIQSKGKELA